The DNA segment aggttgggttaccatcATTGTTGATACATCTCAAATTGGAAAAAGTCTCAACCCCTCAATATTTCACTTATAAGTCAAAGGATAGGCCAAATCTTTTTTTGACTACACATAATATGTATAAAAACTCCATCTCTAAGTAATTGCTGTACGACATTATATCTTAAGAAAATGTGTCTACTCTTCCTATTGAACGATTTATTTTCTTACAATGATTATTGCGCCTAGGTAAATTCATCGACACAAATATTGTTGACTTAATTCCTAGTAGAATATTCACCAAGAGCTTGCTTAATCAGCTTCATTGCCAAGCAATTTCAATACCATAATACCCCACCAAAAGGTGATCACACAACAACTCGCCAGTTTTTTCTCATCTGAATCAGAGATTAAATATTATCATTGTATCCTTCTAATATAGTGAAAAATTCACATACAAAATACTAACTCGTAGTATTTCTCAAATAAGGCATAAAATCATCTCAAATGAAATAAAACTTTACTTCTGTACAAATGCCTTATGAAACATCTTTCAACACATaagaatttattttctttatgcATCTTCCATAGTCAAGCACCAAATTAACTTTTTAGAAATATCTCAAATCAGTAGGAAGAGATCATAATTCAAAGATTTCTTCACCCAAATGACTAAGAGATCCGAAGCAGCATAACTTTTCAAAGCAAGAAATACAACATATTTTTGATCTTCCAATACAAATTTTTACTACAAAAAATCTCCATTTTGTAAGGCTTTATTATAACATTAATAAATAATTTTCCTCACTTTTTTCCTTCTTAAATTAGGCTATATAACTCTGGACATAATGGTCCCCCACATTTTCGAAAATTTCAAGTTAAGGACATAACTTTTTCACAACTCATAACGAGTTCTACTTTATAAATAACAAGCTAATAATATAGCTTCACCCGGAAGATTTTTCTTCTATTTAGATACATTATTAGATTCAGAAGAATATGAAGGTTTTATTTCAGGTATTATTTCAGACTACATCACATCATCGTAGTAGTTTATTCACATTAACTATTTTTCATACAAAAGGAATCAAGACCTCATAGCACCTTAGAGTAGCTAATGTGTcatttataaatcattttaaatGACTTTATTCAAAGGACCAAATTGATATTCTCATGACTCGAATAAAATTAGTTGTGCCATATTTGAATAAATGTAAGGCATAAATAATAAGATCTCACAAGATTATGAACATCTACCCATACTATATCATCACCAACaaatattttgagaaaataacATTTTAGTTAAAAGATGGGTAAATATTCTTAAAGAAGTAGAATATATGCAGTTGATATGACACTTATAAGATGAGAAATGTAAGCAAGATagatgatttttcttttttataccTATCTATTATAAGACAATTTATATCATTTTCACTAGATCAAATTATGTCACGACCCCGATTTCCCTATGTAggatgtcatgatggcacctagcctCTATAACTAGGTAAGACTAACACTTACTGAATTAAATGATAGCAATTAACCAACAAAACTATTAAGAAGAAACCAGATATTTCTAAATGCAGCTAACATTTCCAATATGATTTAATATCCCAAAagccggtagtacaagtcataagctctactgagttTGCTAGAAAATCCTTAAATACAACTGTTTCAGAATAGAAATAAACATTACAGGGTAAAATTccagaaggtgactccgaggcctgcaaaCGCAATAActagtttaccttgagtctccacagcaatGCTCAATCAACTAGCTAATGCTCAACAAACCTTCttgaccacctcttgcattgcttcatttagcctcctttgatgttcaatggaGGGTTTGACACCctcctccaaaataatcttgtgcatgcaaaaggcggggcttatgccCCCGATATCCGCCAATATCCATCTGATTGCTCTTTTCCTCTGTTGTAGCACCTCCAATGTGgactctacctgcatgttagtcaaacaagaagaaaggataaccggtaaagtagaagaagggccaaAGAATTAATACCTAAGATAtggaggcaatggctttaactccaaagtgggaggctcctcgattaagggctttgttggaggagtcttccaATTTTTATTATCCAAGGATAGCTTGCGGggctcataagtgtacgaccccatttcttgcaatgcattcacacactccacataGCCTTCTTTCTCCTTATAACCATCAAGGTTAAGCAAAACGGCTTCCAAATTATCCTCAACATTCATTGTGGCACtaacatcatcaataatcacaTTGGCCACTAAATCCACGAACGAACAAACTTCAgtgctattcggttgcctcatagatttgcacacatggaagaccACATTTTCGTGACCAacccggaaagtgagctcaccggcTTCTAAATCAACAAGTGCCTTCCCTATAGCAAAGAAaggtctacccaaaataataggAGTCTCATAGTCAACTTCACAATAAAGAATCACAAAATCCGCCGGGAGGATGAACTTTTCAACACGAActaacacatcatcaataatacccaaaggcCTCTTCATAGTAcgatccgccatttgcaacctcatggatgtgggtcttggttgcccaattcccaaagttttgaacaacgagtagggcatcaaattgatactcgCCCAGAGATCACATAAAGCTTtggcaaagtcggcacttccaattgTACATGGGATTGTGAAAGCGCCTGGATCTTCCAATTTCAGAGCCATTGAGTTCACAATAGCACTCACTTGATGTTTCATCTTGATAGTCTCACAATTCATTGATCttttctttgttaccaagtccttcatgaacttgGCATAACCCGGAATTTACTCTAGAGCCTCAACAAATGGTACATTGATAGACAAattcttcatcatgtcaataaatttttgaattggttctcgctattttgcttggcaagcctttgagggtatgaAGGAGGAGGCCTTGACATTGGTGCCTTAGAATTTGGCACTACTGGTTCCGGCATATcaattacgtgttccctagatgggttcacctcTTCTTGTGTCTCCTCCATATTTTCATCAATATCAATTATCACTTCTTCATTAGCTAGAACCATATTTCTTGGAATTTTATCTTCTTGAACCACCACATCATCATCCAGAACTCTTCTTTGATTTAAGGTGGTTGCATCTCCACCCTTTTCACTTCTTGTAGTCACGGCCATAACATGTCCCATATTATTCCCACTCTTtgggttcaccaccgtatcacttggtagtttCCCCTTAGGACAAGTGTTCAAGGCTTGCGAGATTTGGCCCAATTGAACTTCCAAATTGCGAATAGAAGTGTTGTGAGAGACTAGTTGAGCATCAGAGTCGGCgttcttctccatcatttgtttaaacatgttttcaattctacccatcttATTGTTAGAAAAGCTCAAACCTTGTGAAGGATAGGAAGGTGGATTGCTTGGTTATTGAAACATCGGAGGCCTTCGAAAACCCGACCcctagttgttgttgtttttccatCCTACTTGGTTGTTACCTCCCCAATAGCCTTGATTATTGCCACTCTAATTGCCTTGACTATTTTGACCaatccaatttccttgattgcctTGATTgctccaattcccttggttgttttgattgGTCCAACCGCCTTGATTGTTTGAATGCCAATTTCCTTGATTCCCTTGTGGTCGTCATTGTTGTTGACTTGGGTTTTGAATGTTGTTTCTTTGACCTTgaaagttgttcacatattgtacTTCCTCCTCTTGCTCATTGTATTGTCCATATTGATCAAATCCACTATCATCTTGCTCATAATTTTCAATCCCGTTTTGCTCTTGAGGACCATTTTGCCTCCTCTTGTTCACCATCAAATTAACTCCGTCCATTTCAATTACTTACTTCGTACCTTGCACTTATTAGAGTTGAGATTTGGCTAGTTGATTCATTATGGTGGTCAATTCGGCAATTGCTTgaccatgatcatgtaactctttGTGGAGGTGAATCATATTTggatcaccttgaggaacattagctctactttgccatgcggATGAAGTGTCCGCCATTTCGTCTAAGATATCACAAGCTTCCACATATGGCATTGACATGAAATTTCCACCGGCAAGTTGGTTAACCacgcattgatttgtagtattgaTCCCCCTATAAAAAGtctgttgaatcatagcctctgtCATGTCATTGTTCGGACACTCTTTCACCATATTACGATACCTTTCCCATATCTCTTGCAAAGGCTCATTGGGTTCTTGTTTGAAAGCTAGAATCTCATCCCTTAGAGTTGCCATATGCccgggagaaaagaacttggcaataaatttctcggccaattcatcccatgtatggataAAATGATTTGGCAACCTCTCCAATCAGTCTAAAGCTTTCCCCGTAGAGAGAAAGGGAATAGACTCAACCACAAAGCATCCTCAGATACGTTGGTTTGTTTTCTCTGACACCAAGTGTCAACAAACCCTTTCAAGTGCTAGTATGCATTTTTATTCGAAGCCCCGGTGAAGAATCGCCGTTGTTCCAATAGTGTAAGCAttacatttgtgatttgaaagttgcccACCCTAATGCGGGGCGAGACTATGGCACTTGCGTTTTCCTTCATTCGGCAACACCCAGTGTGCCGCCTTTCTTGGAGGATGTGGGGGAGCAACGGGGACGTTGTCTTGAGGGGGGCAGTCTCGTCTATTTCCTTGAGGTTCAAGAGAAACCTCATCAACTTGGTCATTATCCCCGTCATCCCCAATGGCACATTTCCAAGATGATCATTGTTGTTGAGATCCATTATATCACCTACAATTGATTCACGAAAAGATTAGTAACTCAGAAGAAAAAAAGACAAATCACATACAAAACCTAATATATAGCTAAATTCAtttttagctccccggcaacggtgctaaaaattgatgtcgcccaaactcacaccactaaTTGGGATTATGAGGCGGTTGATGCAATTATAAATACCCAatatgagtcggggtcgattcCACAAAGAGTTTTATATGGGATTAGGTATATACCAAGGCTAGTGTATGACATGCCCAAGATTGCACTTCCACATGATTGGTTGCTTCTTTCTACTTCTAATGATTATGCTAATACTTGTAATTAAAAATCTAAGAGACAATGTTTTTGGTATTGTTGTTTTTCAGGTAATAAAAGATCAagggtcgtgacttccacctaggtggttatTTAACAGATTGTAAACTCTAGGGAAAGTTTGTTTGGTCGGGGtcgtaatatagcaatcacatgcaattacccactcaatacctctagGTAGTTAGAGTGATTTTGcgcaatttggctttctcaagtccaaatgggtattgcacaaaataagtgataaatgctcaagtcgggtcttactatctctagattcaaccctttaatttggggctatcaatttcttgagttcaccccaattccttgttagctaagtTTTCCTAGAcatagtctctctttctcaagtagagactaagtcaattaggcatgaatcaatatttgcaaccatcaattctcaaattcaagcaagaactaggctaaatatcactaacccaatcacaaacaagccctaaatcagACACCCATTAAGTACCCAAACTAggattgggtcacaaccctagttagagatttagctactcatggaaaatgaagaaattatCTAAGATAAAATTCATAATAGATGATTAAGGGAAGAAAATCTAATGCTAAAATGTTAAACTAATACAAGATTACCTAattacagaaaagaaaaacagcTATCTATTCTCAGGTGcacaaaacttaacctaaaaatgacaaaaagattTATTTATACCCAGCTAAAATTATCAGACAAAATTTCCCATGCAGAGGTTGTGCGGCCAC comes from the Nicotiana sylvestris chromosome 4, ASM39365v2, whole genome shotgun sequence genome and includes:
- the LOC138890126 gene encoding uncharacterized protein; translated protein: MKDLVTKKRSMNCETIKMKHQVSAIVNSMALKLEDPGAFTIPCTIGSADFAKALCDLWASINLMPYSLFKTLGIGQPRPTSMRLQMADRTMKRPLGIIDDVLVRVEKFILPADFVILYCEVDYETPIILGRPFFAIGKALVDLEAGELTFRVGHENVVFHVCKSMRQPNSTEVCSFVDLVANVIIDDVSATMNVEDNLEAVLLNLDGYKEKEGYVECVNALQEMGSYTYEPRKLSLDNKNWKTPPTKPLIEEPPTLELKPLPPYLRY